One part of the Rhodococcus oxybenzonivorans genome encodes these proteins:
- a CDS encoding formylglycine-generating enzyme family protein: MWNPGVGLDVAMARIPAGEVALRDDRRKTAWTVELESFLLAGSPVTASLYSRIMNDSAKSSSNGAAPVVDVSWHDAVDFCNVLSRESGLTEYYSVTEGGRQVSCTRESDGYRLPTEAEWQYACKAGTSGYRYGELDDIAWYSGNSGGHVHGVGGKAPNAWGLHDMLGNVWEWCWDVYDAEVYGSYRTFRGGSWAEEARGCGATCRRRSHPSFSIDDLGFRVARSL, translated from the coding sequence ATGTGGAATCCGGGGGTCGGCCTCGATGTCGCGATGGCCCGAATCCCTGCCGGCGAAGTTGCGTTGAGAGACGACCGAAGGAAGACGGCGTGGACGGTGGAACTCGAGAGCTTCCTCCTCGCGGGTAGTCCCGTCACCGCTTCGCTGTATTCCCGCATCATGAACGATTCCGCGAAGTCTTCCTCCAATGGTGCCGCGCCGGTGGTCGACGTCTCGTGGCACGACGCCGTCGATTTCTGCAATGTGCTGTCGCGGGAATCGGGGCTGACGGAGTACTACTCGGTGACGGAAGGCGGCCGGCAGGTTTCGTGTACTCGCGAGTCCGACGGATACCGCCTGCCCACGGAAGCGGAGTGGCAGTACGCCTGCAAAGCAGGAACATCCGGATACCGATACGGCGAACTCGACGACATCGCTTGGTACAGCGGCAATTCCGGCGGACACGTCCATGGGGTGGGCGGAAAAGCGCCCAACGCGTGGGGCCTCCATGACATGTTGGGGAACGTGTGGGAGTGGTGCTGGGATGTGTACGACGCCGAGGTGTACGGCTCGTACCGAACCTTCCGCGGCGGGAGCTGGGCCGAGGAAGCCCGAGGATGTGGGGCGACGTGCCGTCGTCGCAGTCACCCGTCGTTCTCCATCGACGATCTCGGATTTCGAGTGGCACGGTCGCTCTGA
- a CDS encoding SDR family NAD(P)-dependent oxidoreductase, with protein MNLRDKTAVVIGGGAGIGRAGVLALARAGCDVVVADIDESAAKEVASEVAILGRRSLAVACDTTRTEDLADLHRQTSELIGQADIVWSHAGTSVAGPLEQIPLERWEHVLDVNAIGVVRAFLEFGPDMIARGHGHLIITSSSLGLFPEQVPLGGAYTLSKSGLIGLARTLNAYLSPRGVGVTLLCPDITDTRHTLEIPLVGIPTEVFEAGLALEALQSPDDVADALLAGLRDDTFLVSLTPDVRQKMHNDIDQMTETGQEWDGAVIVQSGRLVIDEDLHDQASAAITELVAKSVHDKGNISFTISADLAERGVFHVYEEWESQSALDQHAASKHGTAFVGELPSLGVRELSLRLHRVASSQEVSLPG; from the coding sequence ATGAATCTTCGAGACAAGACAGCAGTGGTCATCGGAGGAGGAGCCGGCATAGGCAGAGCCGGTGTGCTGGCGCTCGCGCGCGCCGGTTGTGATGTCGTCGTTGCGGATATCGACGAGTCCGCAGCCAAGGAGGTGGCGTCCGAGGTCGCGATCCTCGGGCGCCGCTCCCTCGCCGTCGCCTGCGACACCACCCGAACAGAGGATCTTGCTGATCTGCATCGTCAAACATCCGAACTGATCGGCCAAGCGGACATCGTGTGGAGCCATGCGGGCACGTCGGTAGCCGGCCCGCTCGAGCAGATCCCTCTCGAACGGTGGGAGCACGTGTTGGACGTCAATGCCATCGGCGTCGTCCGCGCCTTTCTCGAGTTCGGTCCCGACATGATTGCGCGGGGCCACGGCCACCTCATCATCACGTCATCGAGCCTTGGACTGTTTCCGGAGCAGGTGCCGTTGGGGGGTGCCTACACGTTGTCGAAGTCCGGTCTCATCGGTCTCGCCCGCACGCTGAACGCCTACCTTTCACCCCGAGGCGTCGGTGTCACGCTGCTCTGCCCGGACATCACCGACACTCGGCACACACTCGAAATTCCCCTGGTCGGTATACCGACCGAGGTCTTCGAGGCGGGACTCGCGCTGGAAGCTCTCCAGAGCCCGGACGACGTCGCGGACGCGTTGCTCGCCGGTCTGCGCGATGACACGTTCCTGGTCTCACTCACCCCGGATGTGCGACAGAAAATGCACAACGACATCGACCAGATGACGGAAACCGGGCAGGAGTGGGACGGTGCAGTGATCGTACAAAGCGGACGCCTCGTGATCGACGAGGACCTCCATGACCAGGCCAGCGCCGCCATCACGGAACTAGTGGCAAAGTCGGTCCACGATAAGGGCAACATCTCGTTCACTATCAGCGCTGACCTAGCGGAACGGGGGGTCTTCCATGTCTACGAGGAATGGGAGTCGCAATCAGCGCTCGATCAGCACGCTGCCTCGAAACATGGCACAGCATTCGTCGGGGAGCTCCCCTCACTGGGGGTGAGGGAGCTGTCGCTGCGCCTTCATCGGGTGGCGTCGAGCCAGGAAGTTTCTCTCCCGGGCTGA
- a CDS encoding ATP-binding cassette domain-containing protein yields MTSEAAIEAIDLVKRFGDNVAVDGVSFTVPQGSVLGLLGPNGAGKTTTVRMMTTLSVPTSGTARVAGHDVVTDPGAVRLSMGLTGQAATIDELLTGRENIRMIGELYGLSGKAARRASDELLERFSLTSAGDRIARTYSGGMRRRLDLAVSLVATPPVLFLDEPTTGLDPASRIELWDVLRELVEDGTTLLLTTQYLEEADQLADKIVVIDKGKVIASGTPVQLKDQSGKASLVLTVSHVADLDEAERMLRQHVSDVRVDRSARQLSAPTDGLRDMTRIANLFDDSTILLDDIGLKRPSLDDVFLSLTGHRAETAETARTSDDLETAR; encoded by the coding sequence ATGACATCCGAAGCGGCAATCGAGGCCATAGACCTGGTCAAACGATTCGGCGACAACGTGGCCGTCGATGGGGTGAGCTTCACGGTTCCGCAGGGATCCGTTCTCGGATTGCTCGGCCCCAACGGCGCGGGCAAGACCACGACAGTGCGGATGATGACCACCCTGAGTGTCCCCACCAGTGGAACTGCACGGGTGGCCGGTCACGACGTCGTCACCGACCCCGGGGCGGTGCGGCTCAGCATGGGACTGACCGGCCAGGCCGCGACCATCGACGAACTGCTGACCGGACGTGAGAACATCCGGATGATCGGCGAGCTCTACGGGCTGTCGGGCAAGGCAGCTCGCCGTGCCAGCGACGAACTCCTCGAACGGTTCTCCCTCACCTCCGCCGGTGACCGGATCGCTCGAACCTATTCGGGTGGAATGCGCAGGCGTCTCGACCTCGCCGTGAGTCTCGTTGCCACACCACCGGTGCTGTTCCTCGACGAACCCACAACCGGACTCGACCCGGCCAGTCGGATCGAATTGTGGGATGTACTCCGGGAACTGGTCGAGGACGGAACGACACTGCTGCTGACGACGCAGTATCTCGAGGAAGCCGACCAACTTGCCGACAAGATCGTCGTCATCGACAAGGGCAAGGTCATCGCCTCCGGCACCCCGGTGCAACTGAAGGACCAATCCGGCAAGGCCAGTCTCGTTCTGACGGTGTCGCACGTGGCCGATCTCGACGAGGCCGAGCGCATGCTCCGCCAGCACGTCTCGGACGTGCGGGTCGACAGGTCGGCCCGGCAACTGTCGGCGCCGACCGACGGTCTACGCGACATGACGCGTATCGCGAATCTTTTCGACGACAGCACCATCCTTCTCGATGACATCGGTCTCAAACGTCCGAGCCTCGACGATGTCTTCCTGAGCCTGACCGGTCACCGCGCCGAGACGGCCGAAACCGCACGTACCTCAGATGACCTGGAGACAGCCAGATGA
- a CDS encoding acyl-CoA dehydrogenase family protein, which translates to MTAPFTVDHDLVEMMSAVFAHHREQNEPESGTAPWDTGLWSRLDELGLVRLTGPEENGGSGAGWFEAAELIRASASHGVRIPLVEHDLLAGWLLEVTGSPVDAARRTVCVLDNEGMAFGVPWAAQSDKVVLVWRNGDTYHVADVETSTLDIAPGTNVAGEPRDTVTADTTVLSGTPIADAVVDQLLLRGALARGLQTCAALARILDLSITHTTERTQFGRPLAKFQAVQNLVADIAAEVALARAATDAALIEAVRTDWSGPNLEFLVAAARSCAGHATSVVVRNAHQVHGAIGTTREHRLHEFTTPALAWRSEFGSVHYWDEKLTAAALEAGREGLWALVTA; encoded by the coding sequence ATGACTGCACCGTTCACGGTCGACCACGACCTCGTCGAGATGATGTCCGCGGTCTTCGCGCACCACCGCGAACAGAACGAGCCGGAGAGCGGCACCGCCCCCTGGGATACGGGCTTGTGGAGCCGGCTCGACGAGCTGGGTTTGGTCCGGCTCACCGGCCCGGAAGAAAACGGGGGCAGCGGCGCGGGCTGGTTCGAGGCCGCCGAGCTGATCCGCGCGTCCGCCTCTCACGGCGTCCGAATTCCATTGGTCGAACACGACTTGCTGGCCGGGTGGCTTCTCGAGGTCACCGGCTCTCCTGTCGATGCAGCGCGCCGCACGGTATGCGTGCTCGACAACGAAGGAATGGCCTTCGGCGTGCCCTGGGCAGCCCAGTCCGACAAAGTCGTTCTCGTCTGGCGGAACGGCGACACCTACCACGTCGCCGACGTCGAAACCTCGACGCTGGACATCGCTCCCGGCACCAACGTTGCCGGCGAACCGCGCGACACCGTCACCGCCGACACCACCGTTCTGTCGGGCACCCCGATCGCGGATGCCGTCGTCGACCAGTTACTGCTGCGCGGCGCATTGGCACGCGGACTGCAAACGTGCGCCGCACTCGCACGCATCCTGGACCTCTCGATCACCCACACGACCGAACGCACCCAGTTCGGGCGTCCACTCGCCAAGTTCCAGGCCGTCCAGAACCTGGTCGCCGACATCGCCGCCGAAGTCGCCCTTGCCCGCGCCGCTACCGACGCCGCCCTCATCGAAGCTGTCCGCACCGACTGGTCCGGACCCAACCTCGAGTTCCTCGTCGCCGCTGCCCGATCTTGCGCAGGCCACGCCACCTCCGTGGTGGTGCGCAACGCCCACCAGGTGCATGGCGCGATCGGCACCACTCGCGAGCACCGGCTGCACGAATTCACCACACCCGCTCTCGCCTGGCGTTCGGAGTTCGGCTCGGTCCACTACTGGGACGAAAAATTGACCGCGGCCGCCCTCGAAGCAGGGCGCGAGGGCCTCTGGGCCCTCGTCACCGCCTGA
- a CDS encoding acyl-CoA dehydrogenase family protein, with translation MTTLRLVPPVSADPHAADALRAEVREFLAGQRAEGKIGRDVDCWLTGWDEDFSRALAARGWLGMTVPVEYGGHGRSHLERFVVTEELLAAGAPVAAHWIADRQIVPSLLKYGTENQKQQYLPAIASGACYFGIGMSEPDSGSDLASVRTKATRVDGGWSITGTKVWTSGAHRAHAFFCLARTTAVDPAHRHDGLSQFIVDLHSPGVDIRPIVSMNGEHHFNEVILDDVFVADDMVFGTIGDGWQQVTSELSFERSGPERFLSTFTLLAETAEQMRSNAIPRHTDLGRYVARIAGLHQMSTAVAGALERREPADTAAAVVKVLGTSTEGDIADFADLLTGDYSPDRAEYHDMLDDAVVQRPGFTLRGGTNEVLRGVIARGLGMR, from the coding sequence ATGACCACCCTCAGACTGGTTCCCCCGGTCTCCGCCGATCCCCACGCCGCGGACGCCCTGCGCGCCGAGGTTCGCGAATTTCTCGCCGGCCAACGCGCCGAGGGCAAGATCGGCCGGGACGTCGACTGCTGGCTCACCGGATGGGACGAGGACTTCTCCCGCGCCCTGGCCGCCCGCGGCTGGCTCGGCATGACTGTGCCCGTCGAGTACGGCGGCCACGGCCGTAGCCACCTCGAGCGGTTCGTCGTCACCGAGGAATTGCTGGCTGCCGGGGCACCCGTCGCAGCGCACTGGATCGCCGATCGGCAGATCGTTCCGTCGCTCCTGAAGTACGGCACCGAAAATCAGAAGCAGCAATACCTGCCGGCCATTGCGAGTGGTGCGTGCTATTTCGGTATCGGTATGAGCGAACCGGATTCCGGTTCCGATCTGGCGAGCGTTCGCACCAAGGCCACCCGGGTCGACGGCGGCTGGTCGATCACCGGCACCAAGGTATGGACCTCGGGCGCACACCGTGCTCACGCATTCTTTTGCCTTGCCCGCACCACCGCGGTCGATCCCGCGCACCGGCACGACGGACTGAGCCAGTTCATCGTCGATCTGCATTCCCCGGGTGTCGACATTCGGCCCATCGTGTCGATGAACGGCGAGCACCACTTCAACGAGGTCATACTCGACGACGTCTTCGTCGCCGATGACATGGTGTTCGGCACCATCGGCGACGGCTGGCAACAGGTCACCTCCGAACTGAGCTTCGAACGCAGCGGTCCCGAGCGATTCCTGTCCACGTTCACCTTGCTGGCAGAAACCGCCGAGCAGATGCGCAGCAATGCGATCCCTCGGCATACCGACCTCGGCCGTTATGTCGCCCGCATCGCCGGTCTGCATCAGATGTCGACCGCCGTCGCCGGCGCGCTCGAACGCCGGGAACCGGCCGATACAGCTGCCGCCGTCGTCAAGGTCCTGGGCACGTCCACCGAGGGCGACATCGCCGATTTCGCCGACCTGCTCACCGGTGACTACTCGCCGGATCGGGCCGAGTACCACGACATGCTCGACGACGCCGTCGTGCAACGCCCCGGATTCACTCTCCGCGGCGGTACCAACGAAGTGCTGCGCGGCGTGATCGCGCGAGGATTGGGGATGCGCTGA
- a CDS encoding glycerate kinase — MLRRHPTVVIAPDSFKGSLTAAEVAAAMAEGVRSALGPDTVIIECPLADGGEGTLDALLANWHAVPRFLDTTDAVGRARTARYGISNDGVVGIIEAAEANGLPQVSDIPLQPMRADSYGVGVIAHTLLDQGVGEIVLCIGGSASTDGGTGFLRALGMRFLDSDGREVEPGGAGLASIASVDDSQLHPRARHVRWRVATDVDNPLCGSSGAAAVFGPQKGATPQNVIDLDAGLEHLARIIRAATGIDIAQHPGAGAAGGMPACLVPLLGAELTPGARLVSDVVGLRDLCAHADVVLTGEGSFDSQSLRGKVVRGVLDVTPPSCPVVVIAGTVQLSAAEIASSGVVSAFSIAKGPSSLTDMVANSAYLVREVSAQIGGLLGAALGARE, encoded by the coding sequence ATGCTTCGTCGTCACCCCACGGTCGTCATCGCGCCCGACTCCTTCAAGGGGAGTCTGACGGCTGCCGAGGTCGCCGCAGCGATGGCCGAAGGTGTGCGAAGTGCGCTCGGTCCGGACACGGTCATCATCGAGTGCCCCCTTGCCGACGGCGGCGAGGGCACCCTGGATGCACTACTCGCCAACTGGCACGCCGTTCCAAGATTTCTCGATACGACCGACGCGGTGGGGCGGGCACGGACGGCTCGATACGGAATTTCGAATGACGGAGTGGTCGGCATCATCGAAGCCGCCGAAGCGAACGGTCTTCCGCAGGTGTCCGATATCCCCCTGCAGCCCATGCGCGCAGACAGCTACGGCGTCGGTGTCATCGCGCATACTCTGCTGGACCAGGGCGTCGGCGAAATCGTGCTGTGCATCGGCGGATCGGCGAGCACGGACGGCGGGACGGGGTTTCTCCGAGCACTCGGGATGCGGTTCCTCGATTCCGACGGTCGTGAGGTGGAACCCGGTGGAGCCGGCCTTGCGAGTATCGCGTCTGTCGATGATTCCCAGCTTCATCCGCGCGCCCGTCACGTCCGGTGGCGCGTCGCCACAGACGTCGACAACCCATTGTGTGGATCATCCGGCGCGGCAGCGGTGTTCGGTCCGCAGAAGGGGGCGACACCACAGAACGTGATCGACCTCGACGCCGGGCTTGAGCACCTTGCGCGGATCATTAGAGCTGCGACCGGTATCGACATCGCCCAGCATCCAGGAGCGGGCGCTGCCGGTGGAATGCCGGCCTGCCTGGTGCCACTTCTGGGAGCCGAACTCACACCCGGAGCCCGTTTGGTCTCGGACGTCGTCGGACTGCGCGACCTCTGCGCTCATGCAGACGTGGTTCTGACGGGCGAGGGTTCGTTCGACTCGCAGTCGCTGCGAGGGAAGGTCGTCCGCGGCGTCCTCGACGTCACCCCACCGAGTTGCCCGGTCGTCGTGATCGCGGGAACGGTTCAGCTGTCGGCTGCCGAAATTGCTTCTTCTGGAGTCGTTTCGGCGTTCTCCATCGCCAAGGGTCCTTCGAGCCTCACGGACATGGTCGCGAACAGCGCCTACCTCGTTCGCGAAGTTTCGGCGCAGATCGGTGGTCTTCTCGGTGCCGCTCTGGGCGCTCGTGAGTGA
- a CDS encoding enoyl-CoA hydratase/isomerase family protein produces MADLEYTVTGGVGTILLNRPHRKNAFTFDMLDAWAEALRSARTDPDVRVVLVTGAGGSFCAGVDLDDFSEITSTLGRQQVLQDRVHRVAAAALDLDKPLIAAVDGVAVGAGMDMALACDIRLASTRARFSEAYVRVGLIPGDGGAHLLPRIVGQARALELLWTGRFVEAQEALDLGIVLSVHSPEELPEAAQDLCRRLADGPPVAIRAIKRLVRNGENVDFRTSLSMVAAEQAVVQSTQDSAEAVAAFREKRAPAFVGE; encoded by the coding sequence ATGGCTGACCTGGAATACACCGTCACCGGCGGCGTCGGCACCATCCTGCTCAATCGCCCACACCGTAAGAACGCCTTCACCTTCGACATGCTGGACGCCTGGGCCGAAGCGCTGCGGTCGGCACGCACCGACCCGGACGTGCGCGTCGTGCTCGTCACGGGTGCCGGAGGATCGTTCTGCGCCGGCGTGGATCTCGACGACTTCTCGGAGATCACCTCCACACTCGGCCGTCAGCAAGTACTGCAGGACCGCGTTCACCGCGTAGCCGCGGCTGCCCTCGACCTCGACAAACCACTGATCGCCGCCGTCGACGGTGTCGCGGTCGGCGCAGGCATGGACATGGCCCTGGCCTGCGACATCCGTCTCGCCTCGACTCGGGCGCGCTTCTCGGAGGCGTATGTACGGGTCGGGCTGATCCCCGGTGACGGCGGTGCCCACCTGCTGCCCCGCATCGTCGGTCAGGCACGCGCTCTCGAACTGCTGTGGACCGGACGCTTCGTCGAAGCCCAAGAAGCCCTCGACCTGGGCATCGTCCTGTCAGTACACTCCCCGGAGGAACTGCCTGAAGCCGCCCAGGATTTGTGCCGACGCCTTGCCGACGGTCCCCCGGTCGCGATCCGCGCCATCAAGCGTCTTGTGCGGAATGGCGAGAACGTCGACTTCAGAACGTCGCTGTCGATGGTGGCCGCCGAGCAAGCCGTCGTGCAGTCGACCCAGGACTCCGCAGAGGCCGTCGCGGCCTTCCGTGAGAAGCGCGCACCCGCCTTCGTCGGCGAGTAA